One genomic region from Eptesicus fuscus isolate TK198812 chromosome 4, DD_ASM_mEF_20220401, whole genome shotgun sequence encodes:
- the LOC129148678 gene encoding protein FAM170A-like translates to MPISQDSEQTENSSDYSHTYIPSHALNNNEPFMSPVHGTDLRLMKIYYMRVQLKRDVTVLCHTEEGFEPPSKKIKMEEMTYIGKVHKNVPFSHMSEKKTLIAREPILDSKAQEKSGEGESPAQHPALVGYPSAKMPEWLLALDSGFRCMACCRIFPSLEVLQEHVECGVREGFSCHAFHNAMARLKHKEHKKSENEKIKKATFRCQKENYFGT, encoded by the coding sequence ATGCCTATATCCCAGGACTCGGAGCAAACGGAAAATTCCTCTGACTATTCACATACCTACATTCCTTCCCATGCGCTTAATAACAACGAGCCCTTTATGTCCCCAGTACATGGGACAGATCTAAGGCTCATGAAAATTTACTATATGCGTGTACAATTGAAAAGGGATGTGACTGTCTTATGCCATACAGAGGAAGGATTTGAGCCTCCCTCAAAAAAGATCAAAATGGAAGAAATGACCTATATTGGAAAAGTTCATAAAAATGTCCCTTTCTCTCACATGTCTGAGAAGAAAACCCTAATTGCCCGTGAACCCATATTAGACAGCAAAGCACAGGAGAAAAGCGGGGAGGGTGAAAGTCCAGCACAGCATCCAGCTCTGGTCGGTTATCCCAGCGCTAAGATGCCtgagtggctgctggccctggacAGTGGGTTCAGGTGCATGGCCTGCTGCCGGATCTTCCCCAGCTTAGAAGTCCTTCAGGAGCATGTAGAGTGcggggtcagggagggcttcagCTGCCATGCTTTCCATAATGCCATGGCTCGTCTAAAGCACAAAGAGCATAAGAAGAGcgagaatgagaaaataaagaaggcaaCATTTAGATGccagaaggaaaattattttggcACATAG